One genomic window of Amphiura filiformis chromosome 3, Afil_fr2py, whole genome shotgun sequence includes the following:
- the LOC140147207 gene encoding uncharacterized protein: MNKSDYIDKAMEHLSDANFYNKLDHDPTSEITEKVTDTIHSLSENGCIDDDTYEYLIPEHPTAGRFYTLPKIHKPGNPIRPVVSTNNHPTEKCSELLDFHLQPLAQGLPSYVKDTTDFLNKLDSLKDIPNDSILVSLDVKGLYTNIPHDDGITACKEALDNRTNKTPSTDDLINLLELTLKSNNFVFNDEHYLQTSGTAMGAKFSPSYANIFMGWHEGTLLNTSALKPLVWYRYIDDIFMIWTHSKDELEQFINHANQIHPSIKFTSDYSPSQVNFLDVVVKLSEGQIHTDLYSKPTDKHTYLLPTSCHPRHCTRNIPYSLALLLRRICSDESAFQHQAETLKQQLINRGYQEDNISNQITKAASTTREFP; the protein is encoded by the coding sequence ATGAACAAATCAGACTACATTGATAAAGCCATGGAACATCTCTCTGATGCCAATTTCTACAACAAACTTGATCATGACCCTACATCagaaattactgaaaaggtaacCGACACCATTCATAGTCTCTCGGAAAATGGTTGTATTGATGACGACACCTATGAATACTTAATTCCTGAGCACCCGACTGCTGGTAGATTTTATACCCTTCCTAAAATCCATAAGCCGGGTAATCCTATAAGACCAGTGGTTTCCACCAACAACCATCCTACTGAAAAGTGCTCTGAATTGTTAGATTTTCACTTACAACCTCTTGCCCAAGGACTGCCTTCTTATGTCAAGGACACCACCGACTTCCTCAATAAACTTGACAGCTTGAAGGACATTCCTAATGATAGTATTTTGGTTTCACTTGATGTTAAAGGCCTATACACTAACATCCCTCATGACGACGGCATTACGGCATGTAAAGAAGCTCTAGATAACCGTACCAACAAGACACCGTCCACAGATGATCTTATAAACCTACTTGAACTTACTCTAAAATCGAACAACTTTGTATTCAACGACGAACATTATCTACAGACTTCTGGCACAGCTATGGGGGCCAAGTTCTCCCCTTCTTATGCCAACATTTTCATGGGATGGCATGAAGGAACACTTCTCAACACGTCTGCGCTTAAACCACTTGTTTGGTATCGCTACATCGATGACATTTTCATGATATGGACTCATTCCAAAGACGAACTTGAACAATTTATTAATCATGCCAACCAAATCCACCCATCAATCAAGTTCACCAGTGATTATTCACCTTCTCAAGTTAACTTCCTGGATGTTGTTGTTAAATTATCAGAGGGACAGATCCACACTGATTTATACAGCAAACCCACAGACAAGCATACCTATCTGCTACCCACAAGCTGTCACCCAAGGCATTGCACTCGTAATATCCCTTACAGTCTCGCTCTACTGCTACGTCGCATTTGCTCTGATGAAAGTGCTTTCCAGCACCAAGCTGAAACCCTTAAACAACAGCTTATAAATCGTGGTTACCAGGAAGACAACATTTCTAATCAAATCACAAAAGCTGCTTCAACCACGCGAGAATTCCCTTAa